One Hermetia illucens chromosome 4, iHerIll2.2.curated.20191125, whole genome shotgun sequence DNA segment encodes these proteins:
- the LOC119654217 gene encoding D-aspartate oxidase encodes MLNIGIIGGGICGFSCAVKIKEHYRDKAKVTVISDQFTPNTTGDISAGLWGPIYCGDTSERDIVRWSKGMHDFLHELWLTDKAGEAGVCLVPCIRATTDLNGLKPYWDDVVFGFSKFTQQEVDRLNKEQNKDYKEACRFVTFTSEPMKLLPYLTKRFESSGGIVTQRKVSSLAELVKDSQFDVIINCTGLGAKEFVPDDSMHAIRGQVIRVAAPWVYCVLLDDSDDGNYIIPNVDTVVLGGTHQVNDYNTTPDAGDRKLILNGCRQLMPGIVCGREIREMVGLRPGRSSVRLEIEPTANGKLVIHNYGHGGSGVTLAWGCAVDVLDLLVNNTKSKL; translated from the exons ATGTTGAACATTGGAATTATCGGTGGTGGAATCTGCGGCTTCAGCTGtgccgtgaaaattaaagagcATTATCGAGATAAAGCCAAAGTAACTGTTATATCGGACCAATTTACACCCAATACAACTGGAGATATATCGGCTGGCCTTTGGGGGCCAATCTACTGCGGAGACACTAGTGAAAGGGATATAGT TCGATGGTCAAAAGGAATGCACGATTTCTTGCATGAATTATGGTTGACTGACAAAGCCGGCGAGGCTGGTGTTTGCTTGGTCCCATGCATTCGTGCTACAACAGATCTAAACGGTTTGAAGCCTTACTGGGATGATGTGGTTTTTGGCTTTTCCAAGTTCACACAGCAGGAGGTGGATCGTTTAAATAAGGAGCAAAACAAAGACTACAA AGAGGCTTGTCGGTTTGTTACATTCACTTCTGAGCCAATGAAATTACTGCCATATCTAACGAAACGATTTGAGAGTTCAGGTGGAATTGTAACTCAAAGAAAAGTCTCATCATTGGCTGAACTAGTGAAGGATTCTCAATTTGATGTTATCATCAACTGCACCGGCCTGGGGGCGAAAGAATTTGTTCCTGATGATTCTATGCACGCTATTCGCGGGCAAGTGATTCGAGTTGCGGCTCCGTGGGTTTATTGTGTGCTGTTGGACGATAGCGACGATGGAAATTATATAATTCCAAA TGTGGATACAGTAGTTTTGGGCGGGACACATCAAGTTAATGACTACAATACAACGCCTGATGCCGGTGATCGAAAGCTGATTTTAAATGGTTGCAGACAATTGATGCCAGGAATCGTTTGTGGACGCGAAATTCGCGAGATGGTGGGACTCCGACCAGGGCGATCTTCAGTTCGCTTGGAGATAGAGCCAACCG CCAATGGAAAGCTCGTCATCCACAACTATGGACATGGCGGAAGTGGGGTTACTCTCGCTTGGGGATGCGCTGTAGACGTTCTAGACTTGTTAGTAAACAACACAAAAAGCAAACTTTAA